TGCTCCTGTGCGTGGGGCTCCTGCAGGCCGCCGCCTGCCGCGAGCCAGCCGGGGGAACGCCCGGATCAGGCCAGCCGTCGGTGGGCGGGGTCATGATCGCGTGGCGGGTGCCGCTCTCCACGGGGGCGTCGCTCCACGCGCCGGCCGCCGACGGCGAGCGCTTCTACGCCGTGGGCGACCGCCACCTGGAGGCGTACGACGCGCACACCGGCGCGCGGGCATGGAGTGAGCGTCCGGACTTCGGCACGGCACCGGCCAACTACGTGGTGCGGGACGGCCGCGTCTTCGGGGCGGGGAGCCTGGCCATCGCCCTGGACGCGCGCACTGGGCGGGAGCTCTGGCGATTCGCGCCGGACAGCTCGGCGTCGCTGGGGGAGAGCGACGGCGACGGGGACGCGTTCTACTTCGGCACCGCCACGCACCGGGTGTACGCCGTGCGCGCGGTCGACGGCACGCGGCTCTGGAGCACGGACGTGGGCCCGGAGTGGGAGCACCGCGCGATCATCCGGGGGGTGAAGGTGAGCGGCGACACGGTGTACGCGGCCGTGGACCAGTTCGCCACCCGCAACGGCGAGCGCTCCGTGGGGTGGATCGTCGCCCTTCACCGCGCCAGCGGTGCCGTGCTCTGGCGCTACCGGAACGGCTCGGGCGACGACCAGCGCTCGATCGGGTCGGCGCCACGCGTCGCGGGCCGCCTGCTGCTGGCCGTCGACTACCCTCGGAACACCTTTTTAGCCGTGGACCGCTTTACC
Above is a window of Longimicrobium sp. DNA encoding:
- a CDS encoding PQQ-binding-like beta-propeller repeat protein, giving the protein MSETKPGAGSRHRSARGLLLCVGLLQAAACREPAGGTPGSGQPSVGGVMIAWRVPLSTGASLHAPAADGERFYAVGDRHLEAYDAHTGARAWSERPDFGTAPANYVVRDGRVFGAGSLAIALDARTGRELWRFAPDSSASLGESDGDGDAFYFGTATHRVYAVRAVDGTRLWSTDVGPEWEHRAIIRGVKVSGDTVYAAVDQFATRNGERSVGWIVALHRASGAVLWRYRNGSGDDQRSIGSAPRVAGRLLLAVDYPRNTFLAVDRFTAQEVWQTPGLPGFAGAEEAPVVMGDVAYGASYDR